The following proteins are encoded in a genomic region of Corylus avellana chromosome ca4, CavTom2PMs-1.0:
- the LOC132178894 gene encoding probable RNA-dependent RNA polymerase 3, whose translation MGKVSFFFGFSSVSSLSLFGWGGRAAPTRVGHGPDAGKPHNRLGPYVFRWPNMVERLFESAVSPKLAAWGELQFRKAFLILSYIGENQLEDIDDISADEIRSLKHLGMLDFEERVWESLGKKYIDKEDRLMVNVMF comes from the exons atgggcaaggtgagttttttttttggcttttcctCAGTTAGCTCCCTCTCTTTATTCGGTTGGGGCGGCAGAGCAGCGCCTACGCGGGTGGGTCACGGTCCCGACGCCGGAAAACCTCATAATCGTTTGGGTCCCTACGTTTTTCGGTGGCCAAATATGGTGGAGAGGCTTTTTG AGAGTGCTGTTAGTCCCAAGTTAGCGGCCTGGGGAGAACTTCAGTTTCGAAAGGCATTTCTAATACTGAGTTATATTGGGGA AAACCAGCTCGAGGATATTGATGATATTTCTGCAGATGAAATTAGGAGTCTGAAACATTTAGGGATGCTAGATTTTGAAGAAAGAGTTTGGGAATctttgggaaaaaaatatattgacaaAGAAGACCGGCTAATGGTGAATGTTATGTTCTAA